CCGAGGTGGCCGCGTTCCTGGCCAGCCGGGCCGCCGTCGCCCGGCACCGGGGTGTGCCCGGCGACCGGCTGATCGTCGACCCGGGCCACGACTTCCACAAGAACACCTTCCACTCCCTCGAGCTGACCCGACGGCTCGGCGAGCTGCGCGACCTCGGCTACCCGCTGATGGTGGCCCTGTCCAACAAGGACTTCATCGGCGAGACCCTGGACGTGCCCCTGGACGAGCGGCTGGAGGGGAGCCTGGCAGCGGCCGTGGCGTGCGTGCTCAACGGCGCCAGCGTCGTGCGTGTCCACGAGGTGCGCCCGACCGTCCGCGCCGTGCGCATGACCGAGGCGATCCTCGGCCGGCGCCGCCCGGCCGCCACCCGGCGCGGCCTCGCCTGAGGTTAGGGCCTGCGGGCCAAGAACCTGGTCGTTCCAGCGCCGGCACACCGAGGCAAGCAGGACTCGGGTAAGCGGGGCTCGGTCTGGCCAGGTCACTGGGCGGCGAGCCCTTACGGGCAAGACTTCTACGGGCAAGGCTTCTGAGCCCTGCCTAAGCAGGTCACCAGCAGTTTTGCCCGTACCCGGGCCGGCGACCAGGGCCTTCCCGTCAAGCTACGGACAGGACTGCTGAGCCCTGCCTAGCGGGGCGCGCCACGATGGGCTCGGGGCTACCTGGAGCGGGCGCCGAGCAGCAGCGCGTGCTCGACCTTCAGGCAGCTGTCCTCGACGTACTGCAGGCCGCCCTCCTCGGCGATGGCCCTGGCCTCGGGGTTGGCGATGCCGAGCTGCAGCCAGAGCGCGCGGGCACCGACGGCCACCGCGGCCCGAGCCACCTCGGGGGTATCCGGAGCCCGGCGGAACACGTCGACGATGTCGATCGGCTCCGGCACCTGGTCGAGGGAGGCCACCACCGGGACGCCGAAGATGTCGCCGCCGGCCGCGGCCGGCCGCACCCCGTACAGCTTGTAGCCCTGGTGGTGGAGGTACCACGCGACCTGGTTGGAGGGCCGGTCCGGGTTGGGCGACAGCCCGACCACCGCGATCACCCGGGCAGTCTGCAGCAGCTCGCGCACGCCGTTCGATCCATCCTCGGCCACACCCACCTCCTCGTCGGTGTTGCCCCATGCTACCCAGACGCTCGCCTCGTACACTGCGGTCCACGGGGCACGGGAAGGAGGGGGCGATGCCCGACGAGCTGGCCGTGCTCGACCAGGCGCTGGACGCCGACGAGCTGCTGGTCTGCGCGCGCAGCCTGGTCCGGGCGGCGAGCGAGAACCCGCCCGGCGACGAGCGGGCCGTGGCCGAGGCCGTCCGCCCCTGGCTCGACGACCTGGGCTGCCGCGTCCAGGCGGTCGAGCCCGCCCCCGGCCGCGTCAGCCTCGTCGGCGTCTGCGACTCGCTGCGGCCAGGGCCCGTCCTGGCCGTGAACGGCCACCTCGACGTCGTGCCGGCCGGCCCGGCCGACCAGTGGGAGCACCCCCCCTACCAGGCGGTCGTGGCCGACGGCGTGCTGCACGGTCGCGGGTCGCTGGACATGAAGGGACCGATCGCGGCCACCCTGTGCGCCGCACGGATGCTGCTCGACAGCGGCCTGCCCTGGACCGGGCGGCTGGTGTTCCAGCTCGTGGCCGACGAGGAGGTCATCGGCGCCAACGGCACCCGCGCACTGCTCGCCGCCGGCCTGCTCGCCGCCGACGGCGCCCTGGTCGCCGAGCCGACCGGCATGCGGCTGGCAACGGCCGAGCGGGGCGCGTCCTGGTACGTGCTGCGGACCCTCGGCCGGGCCGCGCACAGCTCCCGCCCGGCCGAGGGAGTCAGCGCGATCGCCGCGATGGCCCGGCTGGTCCCCGCCGTCCTCGGCCAGACCTGGGAGCGGACCCACCCGCTGCTCGGCGGCCCCACGGTCAGCATCGGCACCATCCGCGGCGGCGACAAGGTCAACATCGTGCCCGCCTGGTGCGAGATCGAGGTCGACCGGCGCACCATCCCGGGCGAGACCGCTGAGCAGGTCGCCGCCGAGTTCCAGGCCCTGTTCGACCGCCAGGCGGCCGAGGACCCGAGCTTCCGGGCCGAGCTCGCCGCGCAGAGCTTCAGCCCCGCCAGCGAGGTGGACCTGGGCGCCCGGGTGGTCCAGGCGGCCGTCGCCGCCCTCGCCGGCGCCGGCCTCTCCCCCGAGCCCGTCGGCTTCAGCGCCGCGACCGACGCACGCATCCTCAACCTGCAGGCGGGCGTGCCCGCAGTCGTCCTCGGCCCGGGCGACCTGACCCTGGCCCACTCGACCGCCGAGCGCATCCCAGTCGTCGACCTGCTCACCGCCGCCCGCACCTACGCGCGGCTGTACGCCACGTTCCTCTGCCCCGAGGTCGGATGACGCCGTGGCCTTCTCGAGCACCCGCCCACCACGGCCACTGACGCGGCTGACGGGCACGCCAGCCGCCGGCCCGGCACACTGTCGGCTCAGTCCGGGAGGAACTCCAAGGCACCCGGCTGCGAGGCCGGTCAGGAAAGGTGACTCATGGGTCAGCCGGAACGGTACGTCTTCGTCTGTCTCAACCAGCGGCCGGCCGGGCATCCGAAGGGGTCGTGCCTGGACCGGGGAGCGGCGGCGGTGTTCGAGGCGCTCCGGGAGGAGCAGGGCCGCCGGCTGGACAAGAGCGTCAAGGTGGTGGCGACCGGGTGCATGGAGGCCTGCCTGGCCGGTCCGGCGATCCTGGTCGTGCCCGACAACGTCTGGTACGGCGGGGTGACCCAGGCCGACGTGCCCACGCTGTTCGACCAGCACCTGGAGGCCGGGGTGCCGGTGGAGATGCTGCGGATCGGCCCGGAGGACTTCTGCGCCTGACCGGGCGACGGCGCCCTCCGGCGACGTCACCGAGTTCTTTACCCAATCCGAACAATGGGCGGCGGCTGGCGCGAACGCGGCGGAGCGAAGCTGCCGGGGCAAGCGGAGGCGACCATCGACGAGGTGCACGGGATGCGACGACTCGGTAGGCAGATGGGATGGCTGGGCTGGGTGGTGGCCGGGGTGCTGGCCATCTCGGCCGGTGGGATGGCCCTGGCCGCGACTGGCCAGGCGACCTCCACCACGTCGACAGTGACCGGGCCGGCCAAGAAGGACGGGGCCGGGCTGGCCGGCCACTGGGGCGGGCGGCTGGGCCGCCGCGCGCTGCACGGCGAGGTCACCTTGCAGACCAGGGACGGGGTGAAGACCGTCGTGTTCGCGCGCGGGAAGGTCACCGCCGTGTCCGACTCCAGCATCACGATCACCAGCAGCGACAACGTGGCCACCACGTTCGCCCTGAACGCCGACACCAGCTTCGGCACCCGCCGCCACCAGCAGGCCAAGAGCGACGTGAAGGTCGGCGTGGAGGCGGCCGTGGGGGGCCTGAAGTCCGGCAGCGGCGCCACCGCCAGCCGGGTGGTGGTCCGGACCGGCGCCAAGGCCGACCCGAAGGGGCCGTAGCAGCACCGCATCAACGGGACCCGTAGCAGCACCGCATCAACGTCGGTCAGCCCCGGGCGGCGCCCGGGGCTGACCGACGTGGGTCACCGACCCACGAGCGTGCTCAGGATGCCGATGAGCGCGAACACGAGGAAGCAGGCGAGCGCGAACCAGACCGCGCGCAGGGCGTGGTGCAGGACCGGTACCGAGCGGATGGCCAGGAGCCGGCGGCCGCAGTCGCACAGCCCCTCCTCGTAGGCGACCTGGTGGCCCTCGGTGCAGGCGTACCTGGGCCGGGCCTGCACGTCGTAGCCGCAACCGGCGCAGTGGAGGGCGGGCGCGGCGTTCTCGGTCCCGCAGCGCGGGCAGGCCCGGCTGGACGCCACCTCCCAGGCGAGCACGCCGGCGGTGAGCGCGGCCAGGCCGCCGAACATGGCGAAGGTCACGAGCCCGGACAGCAGGGTGTCGTGCAGGGCCATGGTAAAGGCCATGCTGCCGAGGGCCGAGACGGCCAGGGCGACCCCGACCGCGATCAGGGTGACGCGGGTGGCCATGGGCCGGTGGCTGGCGCTTGGTCGGAACGGGTTCATCGGGCTCCGTGGGGGGTCCGCGACGTCCGGGCGGAGGGGGTCGTCCCCGCTCTGGCCTGGGATCGTCCCTGCTCTCGTCTGATGGTGAAGCAACCCGCCAGATTCCGCACCATTGGTAGCCTGTACTGCAAGGATGCTCCCGAGACGGAGGCACGATGGGCCCGGCTGACAAGACCCAGTGGCGTGAGCTCTACCACGAGGTGGTGGAGACGAACCTTTGCACCGGCTGCGCCGCCTGTGTGATGGCCTGCCCGCGGGACGTCCTCGACTACGACCACTCCGAGACCTACCACCCGTTCAACGTCGAGCTGTCGACCCCGGTGGACGACTGCGTGCACGGCCAGCGGGGCTGTGACATCTGCACCCGGGCCTGCCCGCGCTTCCGGGCCTGGGAGCTGGAATCCGACCAGGCCCTGTTCGGCCGGGCCAGGGAGGCGAACGAGATCGCCGGGGTGCAGCGCGGGGTCTGGCTGGTCCGGGCCGCCGAGCCGGGGGTGCTCGAGGCGGGCCAGGACGGCGGGCTGGTGTCGGCCCTGCTCATCTGGGGGCTCGAGACCGGCCGGATCGAGGGGGCGCTCACCTCCCGGCTGTCGACCGCCCGGCTGTGGGACTGCGAGCCGTTCCTGGCCACGAACAGGGACGAGGTGCTCGAGGCGGCCGGCTCCCGCTACACCTACGCGGCCAACCCGCTTGCCATGAAGGAGGCGGAGCGGCGCGGGCTGAAGCGGCTCGCGCTGGTCGGCATGAGCTGCCAGGCCTCGGTCAACGGGACGCTGGCCGCCCGCCGGGTGAACAAGTACGCCCGCCGCATCGAGCTGGTGATCGGCCTGCTCTGCTCGAAGTCGTTCGAATACGAGGGCATGAAGCGGATCCTCGTCGAGGACTACGGCATCCCGCTCGAGGACGTCGCCAAGGTCAACATCAAGGGCAAGTTCCAGGTCTGGCGGCGCTCGACCGGCGAGCGGGTCGACATCCCGCTCAAGAAG
This portion of the Actinomycetes bacterium genome encodes:
- a CDS encoding CoA-binding protein is translated as MAEDGSNGVRELLQTARVIAVVGLSPNPDRPSNQVAWYLHHQGYKLYGVRPAAAGGDIFGVPVVASLDQVPEPIDIVDVFRRAPDTPEVARAAVAVGARALWLQLGIANPEARAIAEEGGLQYVEDSCLKVEHALLLGARSR
- a CDS encoding M20 family metallopeptidase → MPDELAVLDQALDADELLVCARSLVRAASENPPGDERAVAEAVRPWLDDLGCRVQAVEPAPGRVSLVGVCDSLRPGPVLAVNGHLDVVPAGPADQWEHPPYQAVVADGVLHGRGSLDMKGPIAATLCAARMLLDSGLPWTGRLVFQLVADEEVIGANGTRALLAAGLLAADGALVAEPTGMRLATAERGASWYVLRTLGRAAHSSRPAEGVSAIAAMARLVPAVLGQTWERTHPLLGGPTVSIGTIRGGDKVNIVPAWCEIEVDRRTIPGETAEQVAAEFQALFDRQAAEDPSFRAELAAQSFSPASEVDLGARVVQAAVAALAGAGLSPEPVGFSAATDARILNLQAGVPAVVLGPGDLTLAHSTAERIPVVDLLTAARTYARLYATFLCPEVG
- a CDS encoding (2Fe-2S) ferredoxin domain-containing protein — encoded protein: MGQPERYVFVCLNQRPAGHPKGSCLDRGAAAVFEALREEQGRRLDKSVKVVATGCMEACLAGPAILVVPDNVWYGGVTQADVPTLFDQHLEAGVPVEMLRIGPEDFCA
- a CDS encoding Coenzyme F420 hydrogenase/dehydrogenase, beta subunit C-terminal domain, with amino-acid sequence MGPADKTQWRELYHEVVETNLCTGCAACVMACPRDVLDYDHSETYHPFNVELSTPVDDCVHGQRGCDICTRACPRFRAWELESDQALFGRAREANEIAGVQRGVWLVRAAEPGVLEAGQDGGLVSALLIWGLETGRIEGALTSRLSTARLWDCEPFLATNRDEVLEAAGSRYTYAANPLAMKEAERRGLKRLALVGMSCQASVNGTLAARRVNKYARRIELVIGLLCSKSFEYEGMKRILVEDYGIPLEDVAKVNIKGKFQVWRRSTGERVDIPLKKMQEATREGCKLCPDFAAEHADISTGGLGQTDGWTLTVVRTQRGEDWLEAAREAGVITVRPGAEDPAAVALIAKLAARSRARWPSELAGTDAGTPGLLPIVQRT